A DNA window from Hydractinia symbiolongicarpus strain clone_291-10 chromosome 6, HSymV2.1, whole genome shotgun sequence contains the following coding sequences:
- the LOC130648248 gene encoding extracellular calcium-sensing receptor-like, whose amino-acid sequence MNVQRLVSYLLAALSFICLIKGNLRTISEKRDINLAIYLSLCLGKGLKIDSLMLLEGIDYKVNIINKEMNAFYHGRNDTMISMGYVIYDVCYGSKGTLKSALDSVLQHVNLPSKGNGTCCVSYPSRNDEVIIVANASEAVSSLMVNLLQASKKPYISLYQYKSYDQLYKNYYKLNSQDYEVLNTFLELIKFMKWTHVGLIFSNNPYGEAGYYRAIDVFNDAEICFSFSFFFSNGASLSDVDMIKRLKGNAYIDVVLLWLTADTISFLQLADRYFIYNRTWLASPAISNLPSSFFQTFEPLVVQGMIHVKKSRNKKINSFFNYFWKLEKTNVINKWRKYANANVLESGNGTYLKSLQKQIDQRTYVTLYNTLAAFDIFRFDLKIIIGTNVKEKTSYIIEEVQRKPIRFGFINNADTASIEILQIDYTTREVSFTYVVLVLTLWGRLRFSEFKKSVWAGYSERAPNSKCHGQCLAGHEPIYVNKRCCWICVKCADTTIKSKNGSETCQDCPHNTESNRKRTLCFTYKNKYIIYNTTIAYGVYSLVCLGAALSFVFLICFVKNRTTPLVRSSNTFLSITQLTIHFLLFLTPVSSIGYINNTSCIITMVLHGQLICLILAIVFAKTVFLVRVFQSKRVLIRSVVTKNVQYLWILSIQAVYGCLVILALYHSPHGILNMKNRKQLLNEVTCANHNLLICQFAYILFLTASCMVQAFRARNLPSYYNEGTKILYASSSVIFVLIMAALLHTSITDINKKVIQYQVLSWLINFCILFFMFSFKVWVLMFQPQRNNIRVFRRILYNNSKERVDMKMRKREGSRS is encoded by the coding sequence ATGAATGTTCAGCGCCTTGTTAGTTATCTCCTTGCTGCATTGTCCTTCATTTGCTTAATCAAAGGAAATCTTAGAACAATTTCTGAAAAAAGAGATATTAATTTGGCAATATATTTGTCATTATGTTTGGGAAAGGGATTAAAAATCGACTCCTTGATGCTTTTGGAGGGAATCGATTACAAAGTAAATATTATCAACAAGGAAATGAATGCTTTCTATCACGGAAGAAACGACACAATGATTTCCATGGGTTATGTCATATATGATGTTTGCTATGGATCTAAGGGTACACTTAAATCAGCGTTGGACTCTGTATTGCAACACGTTAACTTGCCTTCTAAAGGTAATGGAACTTGTTGCGTATCCTATCCATCCCGTAATGATGAGGTTATCATAGTAGCTAACGCAAGTGAAGCTGTTTCTTCACTAATGGTTAATCTTCTACAAGCATCAAAGAAGCCTTACATATCATTGTATCAGTACAAATCGTATGATCAACTATACAAAAACTATTACAAATTAAATTCGCAAGATTATGAAGTTCTGAATACATTTCTCGAGTTGATAAAATTTATGAAGTGGACACATGTTGGGCTTATTTTTTCTAACAATCCATATGGAGAAGCTGGTTATTATAGAGCAATTGATGTGTTTAATGATGCTGAAATATGCTTcagtttttcgtttttcttctcGAATGGCGCTTCTTTGAGtgatgtggacatgatcaaaaGGCTCAAAGGCAATGCTTACATTGACGTGGTACTATTATGGTTAACTGCTGATACTATCAGTTTCCTGCAATTGGCCGACAGGTATTTCATATATAACAGGACTTGGTTAGCAAGTCCTGCAATTTCAAATCTACCTTCATCTTTTTTTCAAACCTTTGAACCATTAGTAGTACAGGGAATGATACACGTGAAAAAAAgtcgcaataaaaaaataaatagcttttttaactatttttggAAGCTAGAAAAAACAAATGTGATCAACAAATGGAGAAAATATGCAAACGCTAATGTGTTGGAAAGTGGTAATGGAACATATCTTAAGTCACTGCAGAAACAGATAGATCAGCGGACATATGTCACGCTTTACAATACACTTGCTGCTTTCGACATTTTTAGGTTCGATTTGAAGATTATTATTGGTACTAATGTCAAAGAAAAAACCAGTTACATTATTGAAGAAGTTCAGAGAAAGCCCATCCGCTTTGGTTTCATAAATAATGCGGACACTGCGTCAATTGAAATTTTACAAATTGATTACACCACCAGAGAAGTTAGTTTCACCTACGTAGTATTAGTACTAACATTATGGGGTAGACTGAGATTTtctgaatttaaaaaaagtgtttggGCAGGGTATAGCGAGAGAGCACCTAATTCAAAGTGCCATGGACAATGTTTGGCTGGACACGAACCAATTTATGTGAACAAAAGATGTTGTTGGATTTGTGTAAAGTGTGCAGACACCACAATCAAATCGAAGAATGGCAGTGAGACGTGCCAAGATTGCCCACACAACACAGAGTCAAACAGAAAAAGAACCCTTTGCTTTacctataaaaataaatacatcatTTATAATACTACAATAGCTTATGGTGTTTACAGTTTGGTGTGTTTAGGCGCAGCATTGAGCTTCgtttttcttatttgttttgttaagaATAGAACCACGCCATTAGTTCGTTcatcaaatacttttttatccaTCACACAACTTACaattcattttcttttatttttgacacCTGTTTCTTCAATTGGATACATCAACAATACGTCTTGCATTATAACAATGGTTTTACATGGACAGTTAATTTGCCTAATACTAGCCATTGTTTTTGCCAAGACAGTGTTTCTTGTTCGCGTGTTTCAGAGCAAAAGAGTGCTAATACGTTCTGtagtaacaaaaaatgttcAGTATCTTTGGATACTGTCGATTCAAGCTGTTTATGGATGCCTTGTTATactagcactttaccattcacCTCATGGCattttaaatatgaaaaatcgaAAACAACTGCTAAACGAAGTAACTTGTGCAAATCACAATCTACTGATTTGTCAATTTGCATATATTCTATTCCTGACCGCTTCGTGCATGGTTCAAGCATTTCGTGCTCGAAATTTGCCCTCCTATTATAATGAAGGAACAAAAATACTGTATGCATCATCTAGTGTGATTTTTGTGTTGATAATGGCAGCACTGCTTCATACAAGCATAACAGATATAAACAAGAAAGTTATTCAATATCAGGTTCTTTCGTGGTTAATaaacttttgtattttgtttttcatgttTTCATTTAAAGTCTGGGTTCTTATGTTCCAACCGCAACGGAATAATATTCGGGTCTTTCGAAGAATTTTGTATAATAACTCAAAAGAAAGAGTGGATATGAAAATGAGAAAAAGAGAAGGCTCAAGAAGctga